A part of Aegilops tauschii subsp. strangulata cultivar AL8/78 chromosome 2, Aet v6.0, whole genome shotgun sequence genomic DNA contains:
- the LOC109742160 gene encoding DEAD-box ATP-dependent RNA helicase 8 isoform X2: MDQRARHPPGIGNGRGGNPNYHGRGPPPTQQHHQQPSPPSPQQAQGHPQQYMQRQSQHSQHHSQQLQHQQWLRRNQTAGEAASGAARASEHHAPAAADDADLSSQDWKAQLKLPPPDTRYQTEDVTATKGNEFEDYFLKRELLMGIYEKGFERPSPIQEESIPIALTGSDILARAKNGTGKTAAFCIPALEKIDQDKNAIQVVILVPTRELALQTSQVCKELGKHLKIQVMVTTGGTSLKDDIVRLYQPVHLLVGTPGRVLDLTKKGICILKDCSMLIMDEADKLLSPEFQPSVEQLIRYLPSSRQILMFSATFPVTVKAFKDKYLPKPYVINLMDELTLKGITQFYAFVEERQKVHCLNTLFSKLQINQSIIFCNSVNRVELLAKKITELGYSCFYIHAKMLQDHRNRVFHDFRNGACRNLVCTGMELYLLPSSFYKGNRYPSC; encoded by the exons ATGGATCAGCGGGCGAGGCACCCTCCCGGCATCGGCAACGGCCGCGGCGGGAATCCTAACTACCACGGCCGTGGCCCGCCGCCGACGCAGCAGCATCACCAGCAGCCGTCGCCGCCTTCGCCGCAGCAGGCGCAGGGGCACCCGCAGCAGTACATGCAGCGGCAGTCGCAGCACTCGCAGCACCACAGCCAGCAGCTTCAGCATCAGCAGTGGCTTCGGCGGAATCAGACCGCTGGCGAGGCCGCCTCGGGCGCCGCCAGAGCCAGCGAGCACCACGCGCCGGCTGCCGCCGATGACGCCGATTTGAG TTCGCAAGACTGGAAGGCCCAATTGAAGCTTCCACCTCCAGATACACGCTACCAGACCGAG GATGTCACTGCAACTAAGGGAAACGAATTTGAAGACTATTTTCTGAAGCGTGAACTTCTTATGGGCATATATGAGAAAGGATTTGAAAGACCGTCTCCTATCCAAGAAGAAAGCATTCCTATTGCATTAACCGGCAGCGACATTCTTGCAAGAGCAAAAAATGGAACCGGCAAGACTGCTGCATTTTGTATACCTGCGCTAGAGAAGATTGATCAAGACAAAAATGCTATTCAAG TTGTTATATTGGTCCCCACGAGGGAATTGGCTTTACAAACATCACAAGTCTGCAAGGAACTTGGGAAACACTTGAAGATTCAAGTCATGGTCACTACTGGAGGAACAAGCCTAAAGGATGATATTGTCCGTCTTTATCAACCTGTGCATTTACTTGTGGGGACGCCTGGTCGTGTTTTGGACCTTACGAAGAAAGGCATTTGCATTCTGAAGGACTGTTCAATGCTTATTATGGATGAG GCAGACAAGCTTCTTTCTCCTGAGTTCCAACCTTCCGTGGAGCAGTTAATTCGATACCTTCCATCGAGTCGACAGATTCTGATGTTCTCTGCAACATTCCCTGTGACTGTCAAGGCTTTCAAGGACAAATATCTGCCTAAACCCTATGTTATTAATCTTATGGACGAACTTACACTGAAGGGAATTACCCAGTTCTACGCCTTTGTTGAAGAAAGGCAGAAAGTCCATTGTCTGAACACTCTTTTTTCCAAG CTGCAAATTAATCAATCTATAATATTCTGTAACTCCGTAAATCGTGTTGAACTACTGGCGAAGAAGATCACAGAGCTTGGTTACTCTTGCTTCTACATCCATGCTAAAATGCTGCAGGATCATCGTAATAGAGTATTCCATGATTTCCGTAATGGCGCATGCAGGAACCTTGTGTGTACAGGCATGGAACTATACCTTTTACCTTC ATCTTTTTACAAGGGGAATAGATATCCAAGCTGTTAA
- the LOC109742160 gene encoding DEAD-box ATP-dependent RNA helicase 8 isoform X1 yields MDQRARHPPGIGNGRGGNPNYHGRGPPPTQQHHQQPSPPSPQQAQGHPQQYMQRQSQHSQHHSQQLQHQQWLRRNQTAGEAASGAARASEHHAPAAADDADLSSQDWKAQLKLPPPDTRYQTEDVTATKGNEFEDYFLKRELLMGIYEKGFERPSPIQEESIPIALTGSDILARAKNGTGKTAAFCIPALEKIDQDKNAIQVVILVPTRELALQTSQVCKELGKHLKIQVMVTTGGTSLKDDIVRLYQPVHLLVGTPGRVLDLTKKGICILKDCSMLIMDEADKLLSPEFQPSVEQLIRYLPSSRQILMFSATFPVTVKAFKDKYLPKPYVINLMDELTLKGITQFYAFVEERQKVHCLNTLFSKLQINQSIIFCNSVNRVELLAKKITELGYSCFYIHAKMLQDHRNRVFHDFRNGACRNLVCTDLFTRGIDIQAVNVVINFDFPKTAETYLHRVGRSGRFGHLGLAVNLITYEDRFNLYRIEQELGTEIKPIPPQIDRTIYCQ; encoded by the exons ATGGATCAGCGGGCGAGGCACCCTCCCGGCATCGGCAACGGCCGCGGCGGGAATCCTAACTACCACGGCCGTGGCCCGCCGCCGACGCAGCAGCATCACCAGCAGCCGTCGCCGCCTTCGCCGCAGCAGGCGCAGGGGCACCCGCAGCAGTACATGCAGCGGCAGTCGCAGCACTCGCAGCACCACAGCCAGCAGCTTCAGCATCAGCAGTGGCTTCGGCGGAATCAGACCGCTGGCGAGGCCGCCTCGGGCGCCGCCAGAGCCAGCGAGCACCACGCGCCGGCTGCCGCCGATGACGCCGATTTGAG TTCGCAAGACTGGAAGGCCCAATTGAAGCTTCCACCTCCAGATACACGCTACCAGACCGAG GATGTCACTGCAACTAAGGGAAACGAATTTGAAGACTATTTTCTGAAGCGTGAACTTCTTATGGGCATATATGAGAAAGGATTTGAAAGACCGTCTCCTATCCAAGAAGAAAGCATTCCTATTGCATTAACCGGCAGCGACATTCTTGCAAGAGCAAAAAATGGAACCGGCAAGACTGCTGCATTTTGTATACCTGCGCTAGAGAAGATTGATCAAGACAAAAATGCTATTCAAG TTGTTATATTGGTCCCCACGAGGGAATTGGCTTTACAAACATCACAAGTCTGCAAGGAACTTGGGAAACACTTGAAGATTCAAGTCATGGTCACTACTGGAGGAACAAGCCTAAAGGATGATATTGTCCGTCTTTATCAACCTGTGCATTTACTTGTGGGGACGCCTGGTCGTGTTTTGGACCTTACGAAGAAAGGCATTTGCATTCTGAAGGACTGTTCAATGCTTATTATGGATGAG GCAGACAAGCTTCTTTCTCCTGAGTTCCAACCTTCCGTGGAGCAGTTAATTCGATACCTTCCATCGAGTCGACAGATTCTGATGTTCTCTGCAACATTCCCTGTGACTGTCAAGGCTTTCAAGGACAAATATCTGCCTAAACCCTATGTTATTAATCTTATGGACGAACTTACACTGAAGGGAATTACCCAGTTCTACGCCTTTGTTGAAGAAAGGCAGAAAGTCCATTGTCTGAACACTCTTTTTTCCAAG CTGCAAATTAATCAATCTATAATATTCTGTAACTCCGTAAATCGTGTTGAACTACTGGCGAAGAAGATCACAGAGCTTGGTTACTCTTGCTTCTACATCCATGCTAAAATGCTGCAGGATCATCGTAATAGAGTATTCCATGATTTCCGTAATGGCGCATGCAGGAACCTTGTGTGTACAG ATCTTTTTACAAGGGGAATAGATATCCAAGCTGTTAATGTTGTTATCAATTTTGATTTCCCCAAGACCGCTGAAACCTATCTCCACAGG GTTGGTAGATCTGGGAGATTTGGCCACCTTGGCCTGGCTGTGAATCTGATCACCTACGAGGATCGTTTTAACTT GTATCGGATTGAGCAGGAGCTTGGAACTGAGATAAAACCCATACCTCCTCAGATAGACCGGACGATATACTGCCAATAG